The following nucleotide sequence is from Ignavibacteriales bacterium.
TTGGATAATACTGCAATAGTATAGCCGGTATGCACCAATCGGCTGATGCCAACAAATAGAAACGAGGAAAAGATTGATTTGATTTGAAAAATGTTATATTATTTCCTATCAATAATACAATGAATTTAATAAATGCGATTAGCTAAAAAAGAAATTACAGCAATTAACTCGGTTATTGCAAAATATGATAAATTTGCCAAGGTACATTTGTACGGCTCACGTGCAGATGATAAAAAAAGAGGCGGGGATATTGACCTACTTGTTTTTTCGGATAATCTAACATTTGACGATAATCTAAGAATTAAAATTGAACTCAAAGAAATTCTAGGAGATCAAAAAATTGATTTAATAATAACGCACGATAAATCCGACCCCTTCGTTGATCTAATATTTGATTCATCAGTAAAATTAGCATGAATGGTCCTGCTCAAAACCTGTCTGCTGTACTTTCTTGCTTTTGGATGTTGGGAAGATCGTTATAATGGCTGTTGAATTGAACTCTAAACAGAAAACAGATACATTTATTTATAAATAACACTTATTTGGATTTGATTCATGAATAAAAAGATAATACTGCTTAAAAGTGAATTGAAATTAATGAATGACGCATCTTCAATTCTTTATTATAGTTATAAAAAATGTTGTAAGGTGGGCATTATAAAGGAATATTCGCAAAAAGAATTAGATGTATTCGAAAATCTTACTTCACGTTTTGCAAGACTAAATGACATTATTCTGCAAAAAATATTTAGATCAATTCATTCGATTGATCTTGATGATGTTAATACTGTTAGAGATTCAATTAATCTTGCCGAAAAGAAAAAATTAATTGAAGACGCAGTTATAATGATAGAGATGCGCGAGCTTAGAAATTCAATTGTACACGAATATATTCCGGAAGTTATAAAAAATATTTTTATTAAATCATTGAAACTTACCCCATCATTATTGAAGAATGTTGAATTGATAAATCAATATTGTCATTCTAAATATCAATTATAAATTTCAGTTTTATAGTTTGAGAGGGTCCGGGGGCAGGAAGAAATCATAATAAAGAATTCATACAATTTTTATATAGCTCTAAGTTCACGGCTATAATTAGAAACACAATTAATAAGTCACCTTACGCAAATTTTTTAGTTGAATAGCCACGACCTTCAGGTCGTGGATGATAAAATAAATATCGGCTTTAGCCACAAAAAACAGCCCGTTTTGGGCTAAAGCCAAGAGTTTGGTGTTCCATCTATCCCACGTCTTAAAGAGGCTGTGTGAAAATAGAAAGTTAAAGGCAACCCACGAATTTATTCGTGGGAAATTAGATAAAAAACAGAGCAAGATAACCGACTCGGGGAAAAAATATTCTCCAAGAATTTAGGGCTTTAGCCCAACCTTAGGATTGTACTTGCCTACTGCAAGTAGGTTGGACTAAAGTCCAGGATTTTTTGAGGATTACGATACTATGGCATAAATGCCGGAGCTATTCAAGTACAAAATTTCCTTAGGTAGACGCCTATATGCAGCAGGCAAGCCTATTCGGATGTATATTTCTTCATCCCAGGGGGATGATATATTTGTAGAAATGTAAAGACAAAATAGAGCAAAATGCCGTAGGCATGATATAATAAAAATGCTTATTAAACTGAAAAATAAAATAATTAGCAATTAATTAATCAGAAATTAATATTCTTAAGTTGACGCTGATAGTATTGACATGTAAATTTTTTTTTGTGCCTGCTTGCTTCGGGCAAGTCAAGATATTTTAAATAAT
It contains:
- a CDS encoding nucleotidyltransferase domain-containing protein; amino-acid sequence: MRLAKKEITAINSVIAKYDKFAKVHLYGSRADDKKRGGDIDLLVFSDNLTFDDNLRIKIELKEILGDQKIDLIITHDKSDPFVDLIFDSSVKLA